The Calypte anna isolate BGI_N300 chromosome 2, bCalAnn1_v1.p, whole genome shotgun sequence genome includes a window with the following:
- the WDR86 gene encoding WD repeat-containing protein 86 yields the protein MGNSGSAVKVCTDHQGGINWLSLSPDGQRLLTGSEDGTARLWSTADSQCHGHFQGHESYITFCHLENEAAFTCSADHTIRKWDVVTGQCLAIYRGHTSIVNRILVAKDYLFSGSYDRTARCWSVDKEKQIQEFRGHRNCVLTLAHYSSRDVLEEEEEVEEEAEKMSRDLLVTGSTDCTVKVWWVSSGRCYQTLLGHTGAVLCLILDAPNRELFSGSTDYTIRTWNIVTGEQLKVFKEHQGSVICLELVNRHLYSGSADRTVKCWLVDTGERIQTYKAHKHSVSTLKYHAGILFTGSGDACARAFNSRSGVLQKIFRGHKFIINCIQIHNELLYTASHDGTLRIWDIRGICKRNKRRLKKERSVQGRSSQKGSLSRLFNNKVGCMVQQENGEHEAVELM from the exons ATGGGGAACAGTGGCTCAGCCGTGAAGGTCTGCACAGATCACCAAGGAGGCATCAACTGGCTGAGCCTCAGCCCCGACGGGCAGCGCCTGCTCACGGGTAGTGAGGATGGCACTGCCCGGCTCTGGAGCACTGCCGACAGCCAGTGCCATGGCCACTTCCAAG GACATGAAAGTTACATCACCTTTTGCCACTTAGAAAATGAGGCTGCCTTCACCTGTAGTGCAGATCACACCATTCGAAAGTGGGATGTGGTGACAGGTCAGTGCCTGGCCATTTACAGAGGACACACATCAATTGTTAACAG gatccTGGTTGCCAAAGACTATCTCTTCAGTGGCTCCTATGACAGAACAGCCCGATGTTGGAGTGTGGACAAGGAGAAACAAATCCAGGAATTCAGAGGCCATCGGAACTGTGTCCTGACTCTTGCTCACTATTCCTCCAGAGATGTTcttgaagaggaggaggaggtagaggaggaggcagagaaaatgaGCAGGGACCTCCTGGTGACAGGTAGCACAGACTGCACTGTTAAGGTCTGGTGGGTGTCCAGTGGGCGCTGTTACCAGACTCTGCTGGGACACACTGGGGCTGTCTTATGCCTGATCCTTGATGCACCAAACAGGGAGCTGTTTTCTGGCAGCACGGATTATACCATCCGAACGTGGAATATTGTCACCGGTGAGCAGCTGAAAGTGTTCAAAGAGCATCAAGGATCAGTAATTTGCCTAGAG cTGGTGAATCGGCACTTGTATTCAGGCAGCGCAGACAGGACAGTGAAGTGCTGGTTGGTAGACACTGGGGAGAGAATCCAAACCTACAAGGCTCACAAACACAGCGTTAGCACTTTGAAATACCACGCTGGGATCT TGTTCACAGGAAGTGGAGATGCCTGTGCAAGAGCTTTCAATTCCAGGAGTGGTGTCCTGCAGAAGATCTTCCGAGGACACAAGTTCATCATCAACTGCATCCAG ATCCACAATGAGTTGCTCTACACAGCTTCCCACGATGGCACACTAAGGATCTGGGACATCCGGGGAATATGCAAGAGAAATAAACGGCGTTTGAAGAAGGAGAGGTCTGTCCAGGGCAGGAGCTCTCAGAAGGGAAGTCTCTCTCGGCTTTTCAACAATAAAGTTGGCTGTATGGTACAGCAAGAAAATGGGGAACATGAGGCTGTGGAACTAATGTGA